A genomic region of Bacillota bacterium contains the following coding sequences:
- the mtnA gene encoding S-methyl-5-thioribose-1-phosphate isomerase: MGDPANRVRPITWTGERLRLLDQTKLPTEILEHEYRDYQSVAEAIRTMIVRGAPAIGASAAYGMVLGAFEFRDRPRDEFVTGMKQVADTLAETRPTAVNLFWALRRMLQVIDSHPEAEVEELVQRLTAEADAIAREDEETCRRIGDNGASLIKDGDGVLTHCNAGALATVDYGTALGVIRSAHRQGKKIHVYVDETRPYLQGARLTAWEMVQEQIPATLITDSMAGWMMQQGRIQAAVVGADRIAANGDTANKIGTYTVAVLCKEHGIPFYVAAPLSTIDLDIDSGQEIPIEERDPREITHFYDRRIAPEGIQVANPAFDVTPAEYITGIITELGVVKAPYRESIAALFAKAKEKANE, encoded by the coding sequence ATGGGAGACCCAGCTAATCGGGTGAGACCGATTACTTGGACGGGAGAACGTCTCAGGCTCCTAGATCAGACTAAGCTGCCCACAGAGATTCTGGAACATGAGTATCGGGACTATCAGTCGGTGGCTGAGGCCATTCGGACGATGATCGTCAGGGGAGCGCCGGCCATCGGAGCCAGTGCTGCCTATGGTATGGTCCTGGGAGCCTTTGAATTTAGGGATCGACCCAGGGACGAGTTTGTTACCGGGATGAAGCAGGTAGCCGATACCCTGGCGGAAACCAGGCCCACTGCTGTGAATCTCTTTTGGGCCCTGAGGCGAATGCTGCAGGTGATTGACTCCCACCCCGAAGCCGAGGTGGAAGAGCTGGTCCAAAGGCTGACGGCAGAAGCCGATGCCATCGCCCGGGAGGATGAAGAGACCTGCCGGCGGATTGGCGATAACGGCGCCAGCCTGATCAAGGACGGCGATGGAGTGTTGACTCACTGTAACGCTGGTGCCCTGGCCACAGTGGATTACGGTACTGCCCTGGGAGTGATCCGTAGTGCCCATCGGCAGGGTAAGAAGATCCATGTCTATGTCGATGAAACTCGGCCCTATCTTCAGGGGGCAAGGTTGACGGCCTGGGAGATGGTACAGGAACAGATTCCTGCCACTTTGATTACCGACAGCATGGCAGGCTGGATGATGCAGCAGGGCCGGATTCAGGCAGCGGTGGTGGGGGCCGACCGGATTGCGGCCAACGGTGATACCGCCAACAAGATTGGGACCTATACCGTAGCGGTGCTGTGTAAGGAACACGGAATTCCCTTTTACGTCGCGGCGCCGCTGTCCACCATTGATCTGGATATTGACTCTGGACAGGAGATTCCCATCGAGGAGAGGGACCCCCGGGAGATTACCCATTTTTACGATCGGCGGATCGCCCCCGAGGGGATCCAGGTAGCCAACCCTGCCTTTGATGTGACTCCCGCGGAGTATATCACCGGGATCATTACCGAGCTTGGGGTAGTCAAAGCTCCCTATCGTGAATCCATTGCCGCACTGTTTGCCAAAGCGAAGGAGAAAGCTAATGAGTAA
- a CDS encoding metal-dependent hydrolase: protein MEITFWGHACVQIEAAGYSVICDPYITDNALCPVKDLSQFKVDGILVSHGHHDHLGDAVALAKANDALVVGVAEMAGYIARQDAKTHAMHIGGAHQFDFGWVKVTPAWHGSSVTLDGQGIYTGNPCGFLYRAEGKTVYFAGDTGLFGDMELIGKLNPIDVAFLPIGDNYVMGIDDAVYAAKLLQAKLTVPMHYNTFPLITQDPQEFKDKLAAENLACQILAPGEKLTL from the coding sequence GTGGAAATTACCTTTTGGGGTCATGCTTGTGTACAGATTGAAGCTGCAGGGTATTCGGTGATTTGTGATCCTTATATCACCGACAATGCCCTGTGCCCGGTGAAGGATTTATCACAGTTCAAAGTGGACGGTATTTTGGTATCCCATGGACATCATGATCATCTCGGTGATGCGGTGGCTTTAGCTAAGGCCAACGATGCTCTAGTGGTGGGTGTGGCAGAGATGGCGGGATACATTGCTCGGCAAGACGCCAAGACTCACGCAATGCACATCGGGGGAGCCCATCAATTTGACTTTGGGTGGGTGAAGGTGACTCCCGCTTGGCATGGATCTTCGGTAACCCTTGATGGTCAAGGGATTTACACGGGAAACCCTTGCGGATTCCTCTACAGGGCCGAGGGTAAGACGGTCTACTTTGCCGGCGACACCGGATTGTTTGGGGACATGGAATTGATCGGAAAACTCAATCCCATCGATGTTGCCTTCCTACCCATTGGCGATAACTACGTGATGGGAATCGATGACGCGGTCTACGCGGCGAAGCTGTTGCAGGCCAAGTTGACGGTGCCGATGCATTACAACACCTTCCCCTTAATTACCCAGGATCCCCAGGAATTCAAGGACAAGCTGGCGGCAGAGAATTTGGCCTGTCAAATTCTGGCCCCAGGAGAAAAGCTGACTTTGTAA
- the mtnP gene encoding S-methyl-5'-thioadenosine phosphorylase, which produces MAELAIIGGTGVYDPNLLTDLKDQVVDTKYGSTAVISGQYLGRPVVFMQRHGQGHTVPPHRINYRANIMALKNLGVEYVLATAAVGSLNKAMHPGDLVVIDQFIDFTRQRPLTFFDGEDGEVVHTDFTEPYSPKLREVLLETAKDKGIRVHPTGTYVCTEGPRFETPAEVRAYGMLGGDVVGMTNVPEVVLAREAGLNYALVAIVTNYGAGIGRGTLDHHEVLDVMAASSEKLKTLLMGAMDRLLGGEK; this is translated from the coding sequence ATGGCGGAGTTAGCAATTATCGGTGGTACCGGTGTTTACGATCCCAACCTGTTGACGGATCTAAAGGATCAGGTAGTGGACACCAAGTACGGTTCTACAGCGGTTATTTCGGGACAGTACTTGGGACGGCCTGTGGTCTTTATGCAGCGCCACGGCCAGGGACACACTGTACCTCCCCATAGGATTAACTATCGGGCCAATATCATGGCTTTGAAAAATCTCGGCGTTGAGTACGTGTTGGCGACGGCAGCGGTGGGCTCCCTTAACAAGGCGATGCATCCGGGAGATCTGGTGGTGATCGATCAGTTCATTGACTTTACTAGACAGCGCCCCCTCACCTTTTTTGACGGCGAGGATGGAGAGGTTGTGCACACCGATTTCACTGAGCCCTATTCCCCCAAATTGCGGGAAGTATTGTTGGAGACCGCCAAGGACAAGGGGATTCGGGTTCATCCCACGGGCACCTATGTCTGTACCGAGGGACCCCGGTTTGAAACCCCCGCGGAGGTGCGGGCCTATGGGATGCTCGGCGGAGACGTGGTGGGCATGACCAACGTCCCTGAGGTTGTCCTAGCCCGGGAGGCTGGTCTAAATTACGCGTTGGTGGCCATTGTAACTAACTACGGAGCGGGAATCGGTAGGGGCACCTTGGATCACCACGAGGTGCTGGATGTGATGGCCGCCAGCAGTGAGAAGCTCAAGACGCTGCTCATGGGGGCTATGGACCGCCTGCTGGGGGGTGAAAAGTAA